From a single Brassica napus cultivar Da-Ae chromosome C9, Da-Ae, whole genome shotgun sequence genomic region:
- the LOC125593026 gene encoding uncharacterized protein LOC125593026 encodes MDRYRFLRPRFYIDLLFCVFFFGSRTVLSFQLLLAMKVSGVSDSEKMTGETAIPSDSVNPISQSGVSSGDNGPTKSRCGMADSKGTSKSGPQSGITSGVDKPVKSRGTTAVTQRPIRTHGRTGGSSGPVIGVRGRPSVSAIDKGKSIVSDDVGKVITFKDVKFGPHQDEIRFRLIHFWEAWNVQTKVLIGIEMLLIDEEASVIQGFIPYGRIETYLPHMKAGYTYRLNKFYGSKSKTVYRIADSDVTISFSWNSALTALEDSSICFPEDRIRIHGFREFDGASDLKGDLYDYIGHIKLVNGKVPTDSLLLDEGEIAVSRRVELHVQTHDDPVMKLYLWDKAAFEFIDKFKASRGTARVILVTTLNPKRFGGVLSLSAMASSRVFMDSDIQETLSYLSWLNSNLDVASRVNAEVITKPEPATLGELFAYMNQASSKVAWFECTATIDDVVHGSGWYYIGCGVCHTKATKGPTTLMCKKCGKSEIVGVAQ; translated from the exons ATGGATCGTTATCGCTTTCTCCGTCCGCGGTTCTATATAGATCTCTTAttctgtgtatttttttttggatctagAACTGTTCTATCCTTTCAACTGCTACTTGCGATGAAGGTGTCCGGCGTTTCTGACTCAGAGAAAATGACAGGCGAGACGGCGATCCCCTCCGATTCCGTCAATCCCATCTCTCAATCCGGTGTCTCTTCCGGCGATAACGGTCCGACGAAATCTAGATGTGGAATGGCCGATTCAAAGGGTACGAGCAAATCCGGCCCTCAGTCCGGCATAACATCCGGCGTTGATAAACCGGTGAAATCCAGAGGTACGACTGCTGTAACCCAGAGGCCGATCAGAACACACGGCAGGACTGGTGGTTCCTCCGGCCCCGTTATCGGCGTTAGAGGGAGACCATCTGTCTCAGCAATCGACAAGGGCAAATCAATCGTCAGCGACGACGTAGGGAAGGTTATAACCTTCAAAGACGTGAAATTCGGGCCACATCAAGACGAGATACGGTTTCGACTGATCCATTTTTGGGAAGCTTGGAACGTTCAGACGAAGGTTCTTATCGGCATCGAAATGCTTCTCATCGATGAAGAG GCGAGTGTAATCCAAGGTTTCATCCCTTATGGAAGGATTGAGACCTATTTGCCTCACATGAAAGCTGGTTATACCTACCGGCTCAACAAGTTTTACGGATCAAAGAGCAAGACAGTGTACCGGATTGCTGACTCGGATGTCACTATTAGCTTCTCATGGAACTCTGCTCTAACTGCTCTCGAGGACAGCTCAATCTGTTTCCCTGAGGATCGGATCCGTATTCATGGATTCAGGGAGTTCGATGGTGCTTCCGACTTGAAAGGTGATCTTTATG ATTATATTGGCCATATCAAGCTTGTGAATGGGAAGGTTCCCACTGACAGCCTATTGCTTGATGAAGGTGAGATAGCTGTGTCTCGGCGAGTTGAGCTTCACGTCCAGACACATGA cGATCCTGTGATGAAGTTGTACCTCTGGGACAAGGCGGCCTTTGAGTTCATTGATAAGTTTAAAGCATCCAGAGGCACTGCCCGTGTTATTTTGGTCACCACTTTAAACCCGAAACGGTTTGGAG GTGTTCTGTCTCTATCGGCAATGGCGTCCTCACGTGTATTTATGGATAGTGATATCCAAGAAACACTCTCCTACCTCAGCTG GTTGAACTCTAATTTGGACGTTGCCAGTAGGGTTAATGCAGAGGTGATTACCAAGCCTGAGCCAGCGACATTGGGAGAACTTTTTGCTTATATGAACCAGGCGTCCTCTAAG GTTGCTTGGTTTGAGTGCACAGCAACTATTGATGATGTTGTGCACGGGTCTGGCTGGTACTATATAGGATGCGGTGTGTGTCATACCAAAGCAACCAAAGGGCCCACAACGTTAATGTGTAAGAAATGCGGGAAAAGTGAGATTGTTGGTGTGGCGCAGTAA